From a single Hymenobacter sp. YIM 151500-1 genomic region:
- a CDS encoding energy transducer TonB: MMDNTQLAGATLDDIVFEGRNKAYGAFVLRRLYGKHVTRAVLIAIALFTLMISFPLIARMFKKEEVAVDDKMLKENVLMDAPPLDATKPPPPPPPPPEAPPPPPPKLTTIKFTPPVVKKDEEVKKVEEIPDQEELKDRVVATETVKGNTDNPADLAGLEPGEGTKAVEEVVETKPYTYVEQMPVFPGGQEALLQYIAKNIKYPPMALRNQVEGRVFIKFVVGPDGSVTNAEVQKGIGAGCDEESLRVIKNLPRFTPGKQNGRAVPVYFTVPVTFAIK, from the coding sequence ATGATGGACAACACGCAATTGGCCGGCGCTACCCTTGACGATATCGTTTTTGAGGGGCGCAACAAGGCCTACGGAGCTTTTGTGCTCCGGCGGTTGTACGGCAAACACGTGACTCGTGCCGTTCTCATCGCCATTGCCCTTTTCACTCTCATGATTAGCTTCCCGCTGATTGCGCGGATGTTCAAGAAAGAGGAAGTGGCCGTGGATGATAAGATGCTGAAAGAGAACGTGCTCATGGATGCCCCGCCGCTGGACGCTACCAAGCCGCCACCCCCACCGCCACCTCCACCGGAGGCGCCGCCACCCCCACCGCCTAAGCTGACTACCATCAAGTTCACCCCTCCGGTGGTGAAGAAAGATGAGGAAGTAAAGAAGGTGGAAGAAATACCGGACCAGGAAGAGCTGAAGGACAGGGTTGTTGCCACCGAAACGGTGAAGGGCAACACCGACAACCCCGCTGACCTGGCTGGCCTGGAGCCCGGCGAGGGTACCAAGGCCGTAGAGGAAGTAGTGGAAACCAAACCCTACACCTACGTTGAGCAGATGCCAGTTTTCCCCGGTGGGCAAGAAGCTTTGTTGCAATACATTGCCAAGAACATCAAGTACCCGCCGATGGCTCTGCGCAACCAAGTTGAAGGCCGCGTTTTCATTAAGTTCGTAGTAGGTCCCGATGGGTCGGTTACGAATGCTGAGGTGCAGAAGGGTATCGGTGCTGGCTGCGACGAAGAGTCGTTGCGAGTAATCAAGAACCTGCCTCGCTTCACTCCCGGTAAGCAAAACGGCCGCGCTGTACCAGTATACTTCACGGTTCCGGTAACCTTCGCCATCAAGTAA
- a CDS encoding energy transducer TonB, with product MTTTAPTPLPSLDDIVFEGRNKAYGAYVLRQQYSSHLRTAVLLATTLAALLIAIPLVVQRLWPAPIQAAAPVIPNEEGHKLMRVDIDQPVMPPAQAKQVVVRPPQSEVPTKVVPNDEAKPVEPSPAVEPIDAPTEVGPVASTGATGNENGAVGGSATGAGDTVAPPAPAPAKMEPFVHVEEMPEFMGGNAALMKYLQRHLRYPMPALREGVSGKVYISFTVNTDGSITDVEVLKGLGYGTDEEASRVIRQMPAWKPGRQNQRAVPVRYNLPITFRYE from the coding sequence ATGACTACCACCGCACCTACCCCGCTCCCGTCCCTGGACGACATCGTCTTCGAGGGCCGCAACAAAGCCTACGGCGCCTACGTGCTGCGCCAGCAGTACAGCAGCCACCTTCGCACGGCCGTGCTGTTAGCTACTACCCTAGCCGCGCTGCTGATTGCTATTCCGCTGGTAGTGCAGCGGCTATGGCCGGCACCTATTCAGGCAGCCGCTCCTGTTATTCCGAATGAGGAAGGTCATAAGCTGATGAGAGTGGACATAGATCAACCAGTTATGCCACCAGCTCAGGCCAAGCAGGTAGTTGTGCGGCCGCCGCAGTCAGAAGTGCCGACCAAAGTCGTTCCCAACGATGAGGCCAAACCGGTGGAGCCAAGTCCAGCTGTTGAGCCTATTGATGCGCCCACTGAAGTTGGGCCAGTAGCAAGCACTGGGGCAACTGGAAATGAAAATGGTGCCGTTGGTGGCAGCGCAACAGGCGCTGGTGATACTGTAGCTCCGCCCGCCCCGGCGCCGGCCAAGATGGAGCCATTCGTGCATGTGGAGGAAATGCCGGAATTCATGGGTGGCAATGCGGCCCTGATGAAGTACTTGCAGCGCCACCTGCGCTACCCCATGCCGGCTCTGCGGGAGGGTGTTTCAGGCAAAGTCTACATCTCCTTTACCGTGAATACCGACGGCTCTATTACCGACGTGGAAGTGCTGAAGGGCCTGGGATACGGCACCGACGAAGAAGCTTCCCGCGTGATTCGGCAGATGCCCGCCTGGAAGCCCGGCCGCCAAAACCAGCGCGCGGTGCCCGTCCGGTACAATCTGCCGATTACGTTCCGCTACGAGTAA
- a CDS encoding PstS family phosphate ABC transporter substrate-binding protein, with amino-acid sequence MMRANLHGLKVALTLTSALLLAGCGSEGTGKTEDYTDTATSGAIRISVDETFEPILKSHVDTFQKLYTGARINALYRPEQEAMRALLADSVRLAVLSRELNQEERALLDQQKMMPRTTRIGVDGVAIIVHPSNPDSLLTLAQLRGIFTGQQQQWNQVNTKNKLGAITVVFDNNNSSTARFVQDSVTRGGALTKQAFASKSNPALLDYVATHPNAIGVIGVNWISDRDDAAVQKFLKRVRVVGVSAKDKPASPDDYVQPYQAYLAQKTYPLRRELYIISREARAGLGTGFASFVAGQKGQLIMLKAGLMPATGQVRVVEVKPQ; translated from the coding sequence ATGATGCGCGCTAACCTGCATGGTCTGAAAGTAGCTCTGACGCTAACCAGTGCGCTATTACTGGCCGGCTGCGGCAGTGAGGGTACCGGCAAAACGGAAGACTACACCGATACGGCTACGAGCGGCGCTATTCGGATCAGCGTGGATGAAACGTTTGAGCCAATCCTGAAATCACACGTCGACACGTTCCAGAAGCTGTACACCGGGGCACGCATCAATGCGTTGTACCGGCCTGAGCAGGAAGCCATGCGGGCCTTGCTGGCCGACAGCGTACGGCTGGCGGTATTGTCGCGGGAGCTGAACCAGGAAGAACGTGCCCTGCTGGACCAGCAAAAGATGATGCCGCGCACCACCCGCATTGGGGTAGACGGGGTGGCCATTATCGTGCATCCCAGCAACCCCGATTCGCTGCTCACGCTGGCCCAGCTTCGGGGCATTTTTACGGGCCAGCAACAGCAGTGGAACCAGGTAAATACTAAAAATAAGCTGGGGGCCATTACCGTTGTGTTCGACAATAACAACTCCAGTACTGCCCGCTTCGTGCAGGACTCGGTGACCAGGGGAGGTGCTTTGACGAAGCAGGCTTTTGCCTCGAAATCGAACCCAGCTCTACTGGATTACGTTGCAACTCATCCAAACGCAATTGGCGTAATCGGCGTCAACTGGATCAGTGACCGGGACGATGCCGCCGTTCAAAAGTTCCTGAAGCGGGTTCGGGTGGTGGGGGTAAGCGCCAAAGACAAGCCTGCCTCGCCCGATGATTACGTCCAGCCTTACCAAGCCTACCTGGCCCAGAAAACCTATCCGTTGCGGCGCGAGCTGTATATTATCAGCCGGGAAGCGCGGGCGGGCCTTGGCACCGGTTTTGCCTCTTTCGTAGCCGGCCAGAAGGGCCAGCTGATTATGCTAAAGGCGGGCCTGATGCCGGCTACGGGCCAAGTGCGCGTGGTCGAGGTAAAGCCTCAATAA
- a CDS encoding tetratricopeptide repeat protein, whose translation MLLRQGQSNETSYELGRLYQMRDMPDSAAFYFSRISLNQKDPLTMIAAGRAALARGKAAEAEIQFDNAVKATKGKDPKVYTLIAQAYAESDIKDINKALSYVSAGEKLGKGKDDPALMIARGDLYLKTEQGGGDAMTSYERASLADPNNVQAYVRKGQLNMRARTYNDAKTNFDKAISLDPNYAPAYNSLAETYYFAGRYDDALAQFQKYSSLAEKSSNTDAKYASFLYLTKKYPEALAEVDKVLAKDPNNLTMNRLRAYTLYETGRNDEALTAMQKYLQLASASNKVITEDNVYYGKMLIKGGKTQEGAAIIQKAIDADPKKAAELQGELAQAYISAKDYPRAISTYRARMKASNGGELTDKVYLGRAYEMNGQFTQADSLYTLVVTERPNYVPGYQMRARANANIDKDSKQGLAKPHYEKYIEVAGGTPENVAKYKSGLVEANKYLGSYYYFTKGDKAASLPYWQQVLVLDPNDQQAKTAVDEISGKNKTASKTPAKAPVKRK comes from the coding sequence ATGTTGCTCCGTCAGGGTCAGTCGAACGAAACTTCGTACGAGCTGGGCCGCCTGTATCAGATGCGCGACATGCCTGACTCGGCAGCGTTCTATTTCAGCCGCATTTCGCTGAACCAGAAAGACCCGCTGACTATGATTGCCGCTGGCCGCGCCGCGCTGGCCCGAGGCAAAGCGGCCGAAGCAGAAATTCAGTTCGACAATGCAGTGAAAGCCACCAAGGGTAAAGACCCGAAGGTGTACACCCTGATTGCGCAGGCGTATGCGGAGTCCGACATCAAAGACATCAACAAGGCTCTCAGCTACGTGAGTGCTGGCGAAAAGCTGGGCAAGGGAAAAGACGACCCGGCCCTAATGATTGCCCGCGGCGACCTGTACCTCAAAACTGAACAGGGTGGCGGCGACGCTATGACCAGCTACGAACGGGCTTCGCTGGCCGACCCGAACAACGTGCAAGCCTATGTACGTAAGGGTCAGTTGAACATGCGCGCCCGCACGTACAACGACGCCAAAACTAACTTTGACAAGGCTATCAGCCTGGACCCGAACTACGCTCCGGCCTACAACTCCTTGGCTGAAACCTACTACTTCGCTGGCCGCTACGACGATGCCCTGGCTCAGTTCCAGAAGTACTCGTCACTGGCCGAGAAGTCGTCGAACACCGACGCTAAGTACGCCTCGTTCCTGTACCTGACCAAGAAGTATCCGGAGGCGCTGGCAGAGGTGGATAAGGTGTTGGCCAAGGACCCGAACAACCTCACCATGAACCGCTTGCGGGCCTACACCCTGTACGAAACCGGCCGCAACGACGAGGCTCTGACTGCTATGCAGAAGTACCTGCAACTAGCCAGCGCCAGCAACAAAGTCATTACCGAAGACAATGTGTACTACGGTAAGATGCTGATTAAAGGCGGCAAAACGCAGGAAGGCGCAGCCATCATTCAGAAGGCTATTGATGCCGACCCGAAGAAAGCTGCCGAGTTGCAGGGTGAACTTGCTCAGGCCTATATCTCAGCCAAAGACTATCCTCGCGCCATTAGCACCTACCGGGCCCGTATGAAGGCTTCCAACGGTGGTGAGTTGACCGATAAGGTGTATCTGGGCCGGGCCTACGAGATGAACGGCCAGTTCACTCAGGCTGACAGCTTGTATACCTTAGTAGTAACGGAGCGTCCGAACTACGTTCCTGGCTACCAGATGCGGGCTCGGGCCAATGCTAACATCGATAAAGACTCGAAGCAAGGCTTGGCTAAGCCTCACTACGAGAAATACATCGAGGTAGCAGGTGGCACGCCGGAAAACGTTGCCAAGTACAAGTCGGGTCTGGTGGAGGCCAACAAGTACTTGGGCTCGTATTACTACTTCACGAAAGGCGACAAGGCCGCTTCGCTCCCGTATTGGCAGCAAGTGCTGGTGCTGGACCCCAACGACCAGCAGGCCAAAACGGCCGTAGATGAGATTTCGGGCAAAAACAAAACCGCCTCGAAAACTCCCGCCAAAGCTCCGGTAAAGCGCAAGTAA
- a CDS encoding RluA family pseudouridine synthase codes for MTEPAYPADDDQYASRQQQLPPSDLDEEEGDAGDELYEHHRIRADRGQELLRLDKFLLNRLPNTSRTRIQNAIRAEAVQVNDKPVKSNYRVKPLDVITITLPEPPREFRVVPEPMELDIRYEDEELLIVNKPAGLVVHPAFGNWNGTLVNGLAYHLNNLPTGRNGEIRPGLVHRIDKDTSGLLVIGKTEWAMTHLSNQFFHHTIERTYLALVWGVPKEPEGTVRGHIGRSLKDRKVQAVYPGGEQGKHAVTHYKVLRSFGHVALLQCNLETGRTHQIRAHMKHIGHPLFGDATYGGDRVLYGQRTGSYKAFAENALALMPRQALHAKSLGFVHPTTHEHLHFEAELPADFVAVLEKWEQYIANQH; via the coding sequence ATGACAGAGCCAGCATACCCCGCAGACGACGACCAGTACGCTTCCCGCCAGCAGCAGCTACCGCCGTCGGACTTGGATGAAGAGGAGGGCGACGCAGGCGACGAACTGTACGAGCACCACCGCATCCGGGCCGATCGGGGGCAGGAGCTGCTGCGCCTGGATAAGTTTCTGCTCAACCGCCTGCCCAACACGTCCCGCACCCGCATTCAGAATGCTATTCGGGCCGAAGCCGTGCAGGTGAACGACAAGCCCGTGAAGTCGAACTACCGGGTAAAGCCGCTTGATGTCATCACCATCACGCTGCCCGAGCCGCCCCGGGAGTTCAGGGTAGTGCCGGAGCCTATGGAGCTGGACATCCGGTACGAGGACGAGGAACTGCTCATTGTCAATAAGCCGGCGGGCCTGGTGGTGCATCCGGCGTTCGGCAACTGGAATGGTACCCTGGTAAACGGCTTGGCGTATCATCTTAACAACCTGCCTACGGGGCGTAACGGCGAGATTCGGCCGGGCCTAGTGCACCGCATCGACAAGGACACCTCCGGTCTGCTCGTTATCGGCAAAACGGAATGGGCCATGACTCATCTGTCCAATCAGTTTTTCCACCACACCATTGAGCGCACCTACCTGGCCTTGGTGTGGGGTGTACCCAAAGAACCGGAAGGTACTGTCCGTGGCCACATCGGGCGTAGCCTCAAAGACCGGAAGGTGCAGGCCGTGTACCCCGGCGGCGAACAAGGCAAGCACGCCGTTACGCACTACAAAGTGCTCCGCTCGTTTGGCCACGTGGCCTTGCTGCAATGCAACCTCGAAACGGGCCGCACTCACCAGATCCGGGCCCATATGAAGCACATTGGTCATCCTTTATTCGGGGATGCTACCTACGGCGGCGACCGGGTGCTGTACGGGCAGCGGACGGGCTCGTACAAGGCTTTCGCCGAAAACGCCCTGGCCCTCATGCCCCGGCAGGCGCTACACGCTAAGTCCCTGGGCTTCGTCCATCCGACCACCCACGAGCATCTGCACTTTGAGGCCGAATTGCCCGCTGATTTCGTAGCCGTTCTGGAAAAATGGGAGCAGTACATTGCCAATCAACATTGA
- a CDS encoding OmpH family outer membrane protein, whose amino-acid sequence MNKFRVALAAAALTFTTATASMAQTAAPLKIGYTSVEYVLSQMPESKQIESQLKDYSTQLKNQLDAKANEFRTKGEAYQKGAATMTDVVRADKEKELQNLQQSIQEFQQNAELSLQQKQQTLLKPALDKLQKTIDQVANENGYTYVLNSDGASPVLLHGPKDGDISDLILKKMGITPGAAAAAATKPAAAVTPAATPAAPATKTKTKSKK is encoded by the coding sequence ATGAACAAATTTCGCGTTGCACTGGCTGCTGCCGCCCTCACGTTTACTACGGCTACGGCTTCGATGGCACAGACCGCCGCACCGCTGAAAATCGGCTATACCAGCGTCGAGTATGTCTTGTCCCAGATGCCCGAAAGCAAGCAAATCGAGTCGCAGCTGAAAGACTACAGCACCCAGCTGAAAAACCAGCTGGACGCCAAAGCCAATGAGTTTCGCACCAAAGGCGAAGCCTATCAGAAGGGGGCCGCTACTATGACCGACGTCGTGCGGGCCGACAAGGAAAAAGAACTGCAAAACCTACAGCAGTCCATTCAGGAGTTCCAGCAGAACGCGGAGCTGTCGTTGCAGCAGAAGCAGCAGACCCTGCTGAAGCCGGCCCTGGACAAGCTGCAGAAGACTATCGACCAGGTAGCCAACGAGAATGGCTATACCTACGTGCTTAACTCCGACGGTGCCAGCCCCGTGCTGCTGCACGGCCCGAAAGACGGTGACATTTCGGATTTGATTCTGAAGAAGATGGGCATCACGCCCGGTGCTGCGGCAGCGGCGGCTACTAAGCCTGCCGCCGCGGTTACTCCGGCCGCTACACCCGCCGCGCCTGCTACCAAGACGAAAACCAAGTCCAAGAAGTAG
- a CDS encoding OmpH family outer membrane protein, whose translation MNKMVSWVVAVVLLLGVGAPQLAWAQKFGYVDSEFIMSKMPAYAQAQQELNTLSTNWQKDIEAQKKDLDKMYRNYQAEEVVLTEPMKKKRQDEILKKEQDIKAYQNKIFGFEGQLFKKRQELTKPVQDQVFEAIEKVAKKKQLAIVFDKAGDLTMLYTNPTHDYTEFVLEELGLASPERNQPGQKGTARTVTTPQTPAGDAAEVEAEPGTPARPTRQPVSRPASRKK comes from the coding sequence ATGAACAAGATGGTTTCGTGGGTAGTGGCCGTGGTGCTGCTACTCGGAGTAGGGGCCCCGCAACTGGCGTGGGCCCAGAAGTTTGGGTACGTCGACTCGGAGTTTATCATGAGCAAGATGCCGGCCTACGCCCAGGCCCAGCAGGAGCTGAATACGCTGTCAACCAACTGGCAGAAGGACATCGAGGCCCAGAAAAAAGACCTCGACAAGATGTACCGGAATTATCAGGCCGAAGAAGTGGTTCTTACGGAGCCGATGAAGAAGAAGCGCCAGGACGAGATTTTGAAAAAGGAGCAGGACATCAAAGCCTACCAAAACAAAATCTTCGGCTTCGAGGGCCAACTCTTCAAAAAGCGCCAGGAGCTGACCAAGCCGGTACAGGACCAGGTGTTTGAGGCTATTGAGAAAGTAGCCAAAAAGAAACAGCTGGCCATTGTATTCGACAAGGCTGGTGACCTGACCATGCTCTACACCAACCCCACGCACGACTACACCGAGTTTGTGCTGGAGGAGCTGGGTCTGGCTTCGCCGGAGCGGAACCAGCCCGGCCAGAAAGGCACCGCCCGCACCGTGACAACTCCGCAGACGCCCGCCGGCGACGCTGCCGAAGTAGAAGCGGAGCCCGGTACGCCGGCCCGCCCCACCCGACAGCCAGTCTCGCGGCCAGCTAGCCGAAAAAAGTAA
- the bamA gene encoding outer membrane protein assembly factor BamA translates to MSSSYHKICRVVAVAAILGVGTPYAAHAQTAPATAPVGAEPQRYTLGGISVSGARYLDPNTLIALTGLKIGDPITIPGEEIGKAIRKLWDQGILGDVSVSIERTEGSRVFLDFNLKERPRLSKFEFSGISKGQADELKNKIKLIRGKVVTDALLNNTRTQVRKFYTNKGFLDAKVNITQTPDSSLSNSVVLNIQVDKGEKIKIRDIAFEGNAAFKDGKLKGKFKKTKEKKFPKLFNSGKFQKAEFENDKKSLLEFYNAQGYRDAVVVSDTLERVGDALKLVVRVDEGPKYYFRNITWSGNYLYDDKTLASVLGIKEGSVYSKETLDKRLNYNPTGQDITSLYMNDGYLFFSIDPVETKVEGDSIDIEMRISEGVQARIKDVNIAGNTKTSDHVVRRSLYTLPGEKFSREQLIRSQREIATLGYFDPEKIGLNPVPNPADGTVDINYTVEEKPSDQITLSGGWGGFAGFIGTVGLVFNNFSLRKAGELRNWRPVPAGDGQRLALNIQANGLQYQAYSFSFTEPWLGGRKPNSLSFSLNRTINRAGTNFDAETGSFLKTSAASISLGRRLRWPDDYFTLSNSLSVTRYELQNYPFLGTNFFPSGTGNATNVTLNTTLSRNSIDNPTFTRRGSSLSLSVNLTPPYSVFPGAHPSVNEWVEFHKWMFDASWFTPVVGKLVLNTRAHFGFIGSYGANRQIGPFERFRLGGAGLGFGGAANFIVGQEFIGLRGYADPNDASAIPTAREGEDGGVAYNKFVLEMRYPVSLNPAATVFVLGFAEAGNSFDRYSQYNPYKLYRSAGVGARIFMSAFGLLGFDYGWGFDQVPIIRAGQKQDKGIFHFIIGQQIR, encoded by the coding sequence ATGAGTTCTTCTTATCATAAGATTTGTCGGGTAGTGGCCGTGGCGGCCATCTTGGGAGTGGGCACACCGTATGCTGCTCACGCCCAAACTGCCCCTGCCACTGCACCTGTCGGGGCGGAGCCTCAGCGGTATACGCTGGGCGGCATTAGCGTGAGCGGGGCCCGCTACCTCGACCCTAACACCCTGATTGCCCTGACCGGCCTCAAAATCGGGGACCCTATCACCATTCCGGGGGAGGAGATTGGCAAAGCCATCCGCAAGCTCTGGGACCAGGGCATTCTGGGTGACGTGAGCGTGAGCATCGAGCGCACCGAAGGTTCCCGCGTGTTCCTGGACTTCAACCTGAAAGAGCGGCCCCGGCTGTCGAAGTTTGAGTTTTCGGGCATCAGTAAAGGCCAGGCCGACGAGCTGAAAAACAAAATCAAGCTCATCCGCGGCAAAGTGGTGACCGATGCCCTGCTGAACAACACCCGTACGCAGGTGCGCAAGTTTTACACCAACAAAGGCTTTCTCGACGCCAAAGTCAACATCACCCAGACGCCCGACTCGTCGCTGTCCAACAGCGTGGTGCTCAACATCCAGGTGGATAAGGGCGAAAAAATCAAAATCCGGGACATTGCTTTTGAGGGCAACGCGGCTTTCAAGGATGGCAAGCTGAAGGGCAAGTTCAAGAAGACCAAGGAAAAGAAGTTTCCGAAGCTGTTCAACTCCGGCAAGTTTCAGAAGGCCGAGTTTGAGAACGACAAGAAAAGCCTGCTCGAGTTCTACAATGCCCAGGGCTACCGCGACGCTGTGGTGGTATCGGACACGCTGGAGCGGGTAGGCGACGCCCTGAAGCTGGTGGTGCGGGTCGATGAGGGGCCAAAGTACTACTTCCGCAACATTACGTGGAGCGGCAACTACCTCTACGACGACAAGACCCTGGCCTCGGTGCTGGGCATCAAGGAGGGCAGCGTGTACAGCAAGGAAACGCTGGACAAGCGCCTGAACTACAACCCCACCGGCCAGGACATTACGTCGCTCTACATGAACGACGGCTATCTGTTCTTCTCTATTGATCCGGTAGAAACCAAAGTCGAGGGTGACTCCATCGACATTGAGATGCGCATCTCGGAAGGGGTGCAGGCCCGCATCAAGGACGTGAACATTGCCGGCAACACCAAAACCTCCGACCACGTGGTGCGGCGGTCCTTGTACACGCTGCCGGGCGAGAAGTTCAGCCGGGAGCAGCTCATCCGCTCCCAGCGCGAAATTGCTACTCTGGGCTACTTTGACCCAGAGAAAATCGGCCTGAACCCGGTGCCCAACCCCGCCGACGGCACCGTGGACATCAACTACACAGTGGAGGAGAAGCCTTCCGACCAGATTACGCTGTCGGGCGGCTGGGGTGGCTTTGCGGGTTTCATTGGCACGGTGGGCCTGGTGTTCAACAACTTCTCGCTGCGCAAGGCCGGAGAGCTGCGCAACTGGCGCCCCGTGCCGGCTGGCGACGGACAGCGTCTGGCGCTCAACATCCAAGCCAACGGCTTGCAGTACCAGGCCTACTCGTTTTCGTTTACGGAGCCGTGGCTGGGCGGCCGCAAACCCAATTCGCTTTCCTTCAGCCTGAACCGGACCATTAACCGCGCCGGCACCAACTTCGATGCCGAAACCGGTAGCTTCCTGAAAACCAGTGCTGCCAGCATCAGCCTGGGCCGCCGCCTCCGCTGGCCCGACGACTACTTCACGCTCAGCAATTCGCTGTCGGTGACGCGGTATGAGCTGCAGAACTACCCGTTCCTAGGCACTAATTTCTTCCCTAGCGGCACCGGCAACGCTACCAACGTCACCCTCAACACCACGCTCAGCCGCAACAGTATCGACAACCCGACCTTCACGCGGCGCGGTTCGTCGTTGTCGTTGAGCGTAAACCTGACGCCGCCGTATTCGGTTTTCCCCGGAGCGCACCCCAGCGTAAACGAGTGGGTGGAGTTTCACAAGTGGATGTTCGACGCTTCGTGGTTTACGCCAGTAGTAGGTAAGCTGGTGCTGAACACGCGGGCCCACTTTGGCTTTATTGGCAGCTACGGAGCCAACCGCCAGATTGGGCCGTTTGAACGGTTCAGGCTGGGTGGCGCGGGCCTGGGCTTTGGCGGCGCGGCCAACTTTATTGTCGGCCAAGAATTTATTGGCTTACGCGGCTATGCTGACCCCAACGACGCCAGTGCCATTCCTACGGCTCGCGAAGGGGAAGACGGGGGTGTGGCCTACAATAAGTTTGTGCTGGAAATGCGTTATCCGGTTAGCCTGAACCCCGCGGCTACGGTGTTCGTGCTGGGCTTCGCGGAAGCTGGTAACTCCTTCGACCGGTACTCGCAATACAACCCGTACAAGCTGTACCGCTCGGCCGGTGTCGGGGCCCGTATCTTCATGTCGGCGTTTGGCTTGCTAGGCTTCGACTACGGCTGGGGCTTCGACCAAGTGCCCATCATCCGGGCCGGTCAAAAGCAGGACAAGGGTATTTTCCACTTCATCATTGGCCAGCAAATCCGCTAA
- a CDS encoding isoprenyl transferase, translating into MAARSEKDTSPIPAHVAVIMDGNGRWAKQKGGLRIFGHQSAITAVRETVEAAAEAGVRFLTLYAFSTENWARPAHEVTALMQLLVHTIRQETPTLLKNSIRLQAIGQTESLPVSCQRELAEAMELTQAGSRMTLVLALSYSGRWDLTQASRRMATEVAAGRLQPDQITEQTMAGFLSTAGIPDPELLIRTSGEQRISNFLLWQLAYTELYITNLLWPDFRREHFQEALQAYQQRERRFGKTSEQLTVS; encoded by the coding sequence ATGGCCGCCCGGTCCGAAAAAGATACTTCACCTATTCCGGCTCACGTGGCCGTTATCATGGACGGTAACGGCCGGTGGGCCAAGCAGAAAGGCGGTTTACGCATCTTCGGTCATCAAAGCGCCATCACGGCGGTGCGTGAAACAGTGGAAGCCGCCGCCGAAGCTGGCGTTCGTTTTTTGACCCTGTACGCCTTTTCAACCGAAAACTGGGCTCGCCCGGCCCACGAAGTGACGGCCCTGATGCAACTGCTGGTACACACCATCCGGCAGGAAACTCCTACTCTACTCAAAAACAGCATCCGCCTGCAAGCCATTGGGCAAACTGAGAGCCTGCCGGTTTCCTGCCAGCGGGAGTTGGCCGAAGCGATGGAGCTAACCCAGGCGGGCAGCCGCATGACCTTGGTGCTGGCCCTGAGCTACAGCGGGCGTTGGGACCTGACGCAGGCCTCGCGGCGCATGGCCACGGAAGTGGCTGCCGGCCGCCTGCAGCCCGACCAGATTACCGAACAAACCATGGCCGGCTTTCTGTCGACAGCAGGCATTCCGGACCCGGAACTGCTCATTCGCACCAGCGGGGAGCAGCGAATCAGTAACTTCTTGTTGTGGCAGCTGGCCTACACCGAACTATACATCACCAACTTGTTGTGGCCCGACTTTCGGCGGGAGCATTTTCAGGAAGCCTTGCAAGCATATCAGCAGCGGGAGCGGCGCTTTGGCAAAACCAGTGAGCAGCTAACGGTTTCGTAA
- a CDS encoding type IX secretion system protein PorG, with the protein MTKSGFFKTLLVCAGQAGSVFFAQSAAAQNTSELGFGLGGLSYKGEISPHYQFRNNRPALTLFYRKDISAPVTLKLAATGGMLRADDRSVKGVNGRTAPLHAYRQAYLKGSLYELAGNLEYNFFNYHDRKSKVRFTPYVFVGVAGFYANTEVGSSARPVLNYQKEGQFGLAVPAGLGFKFALSRHWNLGLEAGARKAFTDLLDHIDGKRGGQDNRVGNPNDQDWYFYNGLSLSYTFYKIRCPETGGDASGGKRD; encoded by the coding sequence ATGACGAAATCAGGTTTTTTCAAAACACTCCTTGTTTGCGCTGGGCAAGCGGGGAGTGTTTTTTTTGCTCAATCAGCAGCGGCTCAGAACACCAGTGAGCTAGGATTTGGCCTGGGAGGCCTATCCTACAAAGGCGAAATATCACCCCACTATCAGTTCCGGAACAACCGGCCGGCCCTGACGCTGTTCTACCGCAAGGATATTTCCGCGCCCGTGACCCTGAAGCTGGCAGCTACGGGCGGTATGCTCCGGGCCGACGACCGGAGCGTGAAAGGCGTAAATGGCAGAACGGCACCTTTACATGCGTATCGCCAAGCCTACCTAAAAGGCAGCCTGTACGAGCTGGCCGGTAACTTGGAGTACAACTTTTTCAACTACCACGACCGAAAGTCGAAAGTACGGTTTACGCCCTACGTGTTTGTGGGCGTAGCGGGGTTCTATGCCAACACGGAGGTTGGCAGCAGTGCCCGGCCCGTACTCAACTACCAAAAAGAAGGACAGTTTGGGCTAGCGGTACCGGCGGGGCTAGGCTTCAAATTTGCCTTGTCGCGGCACTGGAACCTGGGCCTCGAAGCTGGGGCCCGGAAGGCCTTTACCGATTTGCTGGACCACATTGACGGCAAAAGAGGAGGCCAGGACAACCGAGTGGGCAATCCGAACGACCAGGACTGGTACTTCTACAACGGGCTGAGCTTGTCCTACACCTTTTACAAGATTCGTTGCCCTGAGACAGGCGGCGACGCGTCCGGCGGCAAGCGCGACTAA